In Rutidosis leptorrhynchoides isolate AG116_Rl617_1_P2 chromosome 2, CSIRO_AGI_Rlap_v1, whole genome shotgun sequence, one genomic interval encodes:
- the LOC139888525 gene encoding uncharacterized protein — protein sequence MNPQVRDLWKWKAGGSEKFSTKVLTTLINSRLLTPSSDCSETLCNKLVPKKIEVFVWRANKKRLPVLLELDKRGIDLHSVRCPLCDDDIETVNHSLILCKHAFDVWCKVFDWWGRGGIPFVNVEDMFMESGQANTSVGKSIWQAVIWSTSYLIWKNRNQKVFSNKSWTAPMALNEIQIKSYEWVAKRCKTKSLDWHSWLHNPQGFLS from the coding sequence ATGAATCCTCAAGTAAGAGATTTGTGGAAATGGAAAGCGGGTGGTAGCGAGAAGTTTTCAACAAAAGTTTTAACAACCTTGATCAACTCGAGACTACTAACTCCAAGTAGCGATTGTAGTGAAACATTGTGTAACAAATTGGTGCCGAAAAAAATTGAAGTCTTTGTTTGGAGAGCAAATAAAAAACGTCTTCCGGTATTGTTAGAGCTTGACAAGAGAGGTATTGATCTTCATTCGGTTCGTTGCCCATTATGTGATGACGATATTGAAACGGTAAACCACTCTCTTATCTTGTGTAAACATGCTTTCGATGTGTGGTGCAAAGTCTTTGATTGGTGGGGTCGAGGTGGTATTCCCTTTGTTAATGTTGAAGATATGTTCATGGAGTCGGGTCAAGCGAATACAAGTGTAGGCAAAAGCATTTGGCAAGCGGTGATTTGGTCGACTAGTTATCTTATTTGGAAGAACCGAAATCAAAAGGTTTTCTCAAATAAATCGTGGACGGCACCAATGGCACTAAACGAGATACAAATTAAAAGTTACGAGTGGGTTGCCAAAAGATGTAAGACAAAGTCATTGGATTGGCATTCATGGCTCCACAACCCTCAAGGCTTCCTTTCTTAA